Proteins co-encoded in one Hymenobacter swuensis DY53 genomic window:
- a CDS encoding OmpA family protein: MFSIARLLTLCALLLALGQPITLRAQQKSGLPTAQRKLSAKVIRQARARTDDTPDFPNINRVAYFQDKKLLREIQKAEKRKNWAASRNLLDAYVSQFGIENFYKDTNMLWRLGQLWEKAGNEGRAKAYYRLALKHRRQSLTKVQMYYDSLEQKDTDLYVPLRTYYDIVEYRKNIATFRPPKGVYTSMGDAINSPREDYGPTLNADADLLIFSSKRKMRGLHSVIDEDLYTARRENGVWTEAEPLPKPINSAYNEGSACISKDGKTLFFARCECPTCHGNCDLYTASFQDGKWTMPKSLGTGVNSTAWDSQPTLSPGEDTLYFASDRLGGFGLSDIWYTVKGKNGQWGRAQNMGPVVNTRESEVSPFYHPLYHVLYFSSRGQLLNFGDFDIYKTYRVRSRWQEPINIGPLVNGKGSEYYFTIDADSKSLYYARSEEKEMKNLDLFSFPLPMEAQPLATTHVEGSLVDSVSQKPLNGIVSIIDTDNGIEVASKYLRDDGSFDFDLIEGSHYVMLIQSPDFFSVEKKFALAGDTVMKLMTNSIDYKLPLVFKNIEFDQDKAHIRPSMHAVLDRIAVFMVDHPEFRLSVSGHTDGKGDPDFNEQLSQERAESIRRYIEQKGKLKPNRIDSFGYGSTRPLKDEVTPEDAKTNRRVEFRLIKPEKDDEPFKADPLPGKKPEPKPATGEKDGKLEW, translated from the coding sequence ATGTTTTCCATTGCCCGTCTGCTGACTTTGTGTGCGTTGCTGCTTGCCCTGGGCCAGCCCATTACGCTTCGTGCTCAACAAAAAAGCGGCCTCCCCACTGCCCAACGGAAGCTCTCCGCCAAGGTTATCCGCCAGGCCCGGGCTCGTACCGACGATACCCCGGACTTCCCGAACATCAACCGCGTAGCCTATTTTCAGGACAAGAAGCTGCTGCGCGAGATTCAAAAGGCCGAAAAGCGCAAAAACTGGGCGGCTTCCCGTAATCTGCTGGATGCCTATGTAAGCCAGTTTGGCATCGAGAACTTTTACAAGGACACCAATATGCTCTGGCGTCTGGGCCAGCTCTGGGAAAAGGCCGGCAACGAAGGCCGCGCCAAGGCATACTACCGCCTCGCCCTCAAGCACCGCCGCCAGAGCCTGACGAAGGTGCAGATGTATTATGACTCGCTGGAGCAGAAGGATACCGACCTGTACGTACCGCTGCGCACGTACTACGACATTGTGGAGTACCGGAAAAACATTGCCACGTTCCGCCCTCCCAAAGGCGTGTACACCAGCATGGGCGACGCCATCAACTCGCCGCGCGAGGATTACGGCCCCACACTGAATGCCGATGCCGACCTGCTGATCTTCTCCTCTAAGCGCAAAATGCGCGGCCTGCACAGCGTTATTGATGAGGATTTGTACACGGCCCGCCGTGAAAACGGCGTCTGGACGGAGGCTGAACCACTACCCAAGCCCATCAACTCCGCGTATAACGAGGGCTCAGCCTGCATCAGCAAAGACGGCAAAACGCTGTTCTTTGCCCGCTGTGAGTGTCCCACCTGCCACGGCAACTGCGACCTGTATACGGCTTCCTTCCAGGATGGCAAATGGACCATGCCCAAAAGCCTGGGCACTGGCGTCAACTCCACGGCCTGGGACTCGCAGCCCACCCTTTCGCCCGGCGAGGATACGCTGTATTTTGCCTCTGACCGGTTGGGTGGCTTCGGGCTGTCGGACATCTGGTACACGGTGAAGGGCAAGAATGGCCAGTGGGGCCGCGCCCAGAACATGGGGCCGGTGGTGAATACCCGCGAGAGTGAAGTCAGCCCTTTTTATCACCCCCTCTACCACGTGCTGTATTTCAGCTCCCGGGGGCAGCTGCTCAACTTCGGCGACTTCGATATCTACAAAACCTACCGGGTGCGCAGCCGCTGGCAGGAGCCCATCAACATCGGCCCACTGGTGAACGGCAAGGGCTCGGAGTACTACTTTACCATCGACGCCGATTCCAAGAGCCTGTATTATGCCCGCTCGGAGGAAAAGGAGATGAAGAACCTCGACCTGTTCTCGTTCCCGTTACCGATGGAAGCCCAGCCCCTGGCCACCACGCACGTAGAAGGCTCGCTGGTCGATTCCGTGAGCCAGAAACCACTCAATGGCATCGTGAGCATCATTGATACCGACAACGGCATTGAGGTAGCCAGCAAATACCTGCGCGACGACGGCTCGTTTGATTTCGACCTGATTGAGGGTTCGCACTACGTGATGCTGATTCAGAGCCCCGACTTTTTCAGTGTGGAGAAGAAGTTTGCTTTGGCCGGCGACACGGTGATGAAACTCATGACCAACTCCATCGACTACAAGCTGCCGCTGGTGTTCAAAAACATTGAGTTCGACCAGGACAAGGCCCACATCCGGCCCAGCATGCACGCCGTGCTCGACCGCATTGCCGTGTTCATGGTCGACCATCCGGAGTTTCGGCTGAGCGTGAGCGGCCACACCGACGGCAAGGGCGACCCGGATTTTAACGAGCAGCTCTCGCAGGAGCGGGCCGAATCCATCCGGCGCTACATTGAGCAGAAAGGCAAGCTCAAGCCCAACCGCATTGATAGTTTCGGCTACGGCTCCACGCGCCCGCTCAAGGATGAGGTAACGCCGGAAGACGCCAAGACCAACCGCCGCGTGGAGTTCCGCCTCATTAAGCCCGAGAAAGACGACGAACCCTTTAAAGCCGACCCACTACCCGGCAAGAAGCCCGAACCCAAGCCAGCTACCGGTGAAAAAGATGGCAAGCTGGAGTGGTAA
- the rseP gene encoding RIP metalloprotease RseP, translating into MTGLIMAGQMLLGLSILVGLHEFGHFATAKYFKIRVDKFYIFFDFLFPLPGVMNFALFKKKIGETEYGLGWFPLGGYVAIHGMIDETQDADSLAAEPQPNEFRAKPAWQRLIVMLGGIIMNVITGIVIFSLMTFSYGESYLPASEARFGVIPNALGKEMGFRQGDKIVKINGRPFDDFSDVYSPDVILGNDAYYTVDRAGQLIDVPVPNNFMDRLADEGEQRFVQPLDPFVVEEVTPGSPADKAGLQANDRIMQVAGTPIQFFPELQKALKDNAGKPTAVQVERASQPVTLKVAVDTDGKIGFKPKSLLKFGTREYGLLEAIPVGTKQAFGVITTQIKAFGKIFSGEASFRKSIGGPIEIAQQYGGKWDWFRFWTLTGMLSMVLAFMNLLPIPALDGGHVVFLLYEMIAGRKPSDKFLENAQKVGMVLILGLMVFVFLNPLLKKFGL; encoded by the coding sequence TTGACAGGACTTATCATGGCCGGGCAAATGCTGCTGGGCCTCTCCATACTGGTTGGCTTGCACGAATTCGGGCACTTTGCTACCGCCAAATACTTCAAAATACGGGTCGATAAGTTTTACATCTTCTTCGACTTCCTGTTTCCCCTGCCCGGGGTGATGAACTTCGCTCTGTTCAAAAAGAAAATTGGGGAGACGGAGTACGGCCTGGGCTGGTTCCCGCTGGGCGGCTATGTGGCCATCCACGGCATGATCGACGAAACCCAGGACGCCGACAGCCTCGCCGCCGAGCCCCAGCCCAACGAGTTCCGGGCCAAGCCGGCCTGGCAGCGCCTGATTGTAATGCTGGGCGGCATCATCATGAACGTGATTACCGGCATCGTCATCTTCTCGCTGATGACCTTCAGCTACGGTGAAAGCTACCTGCCGGCCTCGGAAGCCCGTTTTGGCGTGATTCCGAACGCGCTGGGCAAGGAGATGGGCTTCCGCCAGGGCGATAAAATTGTGAAGATCAACGGCCGGCCGTTCGATGATTTCAGCGACGTGTACAGCCCCGACGTGATTCTGGGCAACGATGCCTACTACACTGTGGACCGCGCCGGGCAGTTGATTGACGTGCCCGTCCCCAACAACTTCATGGACCGCCTCGCCGATGAGGGCGAGCAGCGCTTCGTGCAGCCCCTCGACCCCTTCGTGGTGGAGGAAGTAACCCCCGGTAGCCCCGCCGACAAGGCTGGCCTGCAAGCCAACGACCGGATTATGCAGGTAGCCGGTACGCCTATTCAGTTCTTCCCTGAGCTGCAGAAGGCGCTGAAGGACAACGCCGGCAAACCCACTGCCGTGCAGGTGGAGCGCGCTAGCCAGCCCGTTACGCTCAAGGTAGCCGTTGATACCGATGGAAAAATCGGCTTCAAGCCCAAGTCGCTGCTGAAATTCGGTACCCGCGAATACGGCTTGCTCGAAGCCATTCCGGTGGGCACCAAGCAGGCCTTCGGGGTGATTACCACCCAGATCAAAGCCTTCGGTAAGATTTTCAGCGGCGAAGCCTCTTTCCGCAAATCCATTGGCGGCCCCATCGAAATTGCCCAGCAGTACGGCGGTAAGTGGGACTGGTTCCGGTTCTGGACGCTTACGGGCATGCTTTCTATGGTGCTGGCCTTTATGAACCTGCTGCCTATCCCGGCCCTCGACGGCGGCCACGTAGTATTCCTGCTCTACGAGATGATTGCCGGCCGCAAGCCCTCCGATAAATTCCTGGAAAACGCTCAGAAAGTAGGTATGGTCCTGATTCTGGGCCTGATGGTATTCGTGTTCCTAAATCCGCTCCTGAAGAAATTCGGTTTGTAA
- a CDS encoding 1-deoxy-D-xylulose-5-phosphate reductoisomerase, with protein sequence MPTEFPKRVSLLGSTGSIGTQALEVVRAQPGRFIVAALSAQSNAELLVQQAREFRPAAVVIGDEAKYQQVREALASQPETEVLAGAAALAEVAARPDTDVVLTAMVGYAGLLPTVAAIRAGKDIALANKETLVVAGQLITGLVQEYGVRLLPVDSEHSAIFQCLVGEEQNPIEKIILTASGGPFRGRTREQLAQVTKAQALKHPNWDMGAKITIDSASLMNKGLEVIEAKWLFRLRNEQIEVVVHPQSIIHSLVQFEDGSLKAQLGLPDMKLPIQYALGYPQRLANDFPRFRFLDYPQLTFEEADTAAFRNLALAFEAMQRSGNAPCILNAANEIAVAAFLRDEIGFLEMSDVVESSLARVSYLAAPSLQDYVLTDQETRRVAREVAGLRA encoded by the coding sequence ATGCCCACTGAATTCCCCAAACGTGTCAGCCTGCTGGGCTCCACCGGTTCCATCGGCACCCAGGCCCTCGAGGTGGTGCGCGCCCAGCCCGGGCGGTTTATCGTCGCGGCCCTGTCGGCGCAGTCCAACGCCGAGCTGCTGGTGCAGCAGGCCCGCGAGTTCCGGCCCGCCGCCGTGGTTATCGGCGACGAAGCCAAGTACCAGCAGGTGCGCGAAGCCCTAGCCTCTCAGCCCGAAACCGAGGTGCTGGCCGGGGCCGCCGCTCTTGCCGAGGTAGCCGCCCGCCCCGATACCGACGTGGTACTGACGGCCATGGTGGGCTACGCCGGTTTGCTGCCTACGGTGGCCGCCATCCGGGCCGGCAAAGACATTGCCCTGGCCAACAAGGAAACCCTGGTAGTGGCCGGCCAGCTCATTACCGGGCTGGTGCAGGAATACGGCGTGCGCCTGCTGCCCGTTGATTCCGAGCACTCCGCCATCTTTCAGTGCCTGGTAGGGGAGGAGCAGAACCCCATCGAGAAAATCATTCTCACGGCCTCGGGCGGGCCGTTCCGGGGGCGTACCCGCGAGCAGCTGGCCCAGGTAACCAAGGCCCAGGCCCTCAAGCATCCCAACTGGGACATGGGTGCTAAAATCACCATCGACTCGGCCTCACTCATGAACAAAGGGCTGGAGGTAATTGAGGCCAAGTGGCTTTTCAGACTGCGTAACGAGCAGATTGAGGTGGTGGTGCATCCGCAGAGCATCATTCACTCCTTGGTGCAGTTCGAGGACGGCTCCCTGAAGGCCCAGCTCGGGCTGCCCGATATGAAGCTGCCCATCCAGTACGCGCTGGGCTACCCGCAGCGGCTGGCTAACGACTTCCCGCGCTTCCGTTTCCTCGATTACCCCCAGCTCACGTTTGAGGAGGCTGATACAGCGGCCTTCCGCAACCTAGCCCTGGCGTTTGAGGCTATGCAGCGCAGTGGTAACGCACCCTGCATCCTCAACGCAGCCAACGAAATTGCCGTGGCCGCCTTCCTGCGCGACGAAATAGGCTTCCTTGAAATGTCTGATGTGGTGGAGTCCAGCCTCGCCCGGGTTTCGTACCTTGCCGCTCCCTCGCTGCAGGATTACGTGCTCACCGACCAGGAAACGCGCCGGGTGGCCCGGGAGGTGGCCGGCCTCCGCGCCTGA
- a CDS encoding DUF6702 family protein, with translation MRTARFFLLPLLLLTLSVAAWAHTYHASILELRFNPEKQRLEMALKIFIDDLEKDLSKGKTTPVRTDQLSRAQLNPLLQDLLRRSVQLSRTAGKPLPLMLVGLQKETDAYWVYFTAPLPATATGITLRHQLLLDIFPDQMNIVNLEARGRKQSLLFREGEEQQQLKW, from the coding sequence ATGAGAACTGCCCGTTTCTTCCTGCTTCCGCTGTTACTGCTTACGCTGAGCGTGGCGGCCTGGGCCCATACCTACCACGCCAGCATCCTGGAGCTGCGCTTCAACCCGGAAAAGCAGCGGCTGGAAATGGCCCTGAAAATCTTCATCGACGACCTGGAAAAAGACCTTTCCAAAGGCAAGACCACCCCCGTCCGCACCGACCAGCTCAGCCGGGCCCAGCTTAATCCGCTGCTCCAGGATCTACTGCGTCGCTCGGTGCAGCTCAGCCGCACGGCCGGCAAGCCGCTGCCGCTCATGCTGGTGGGCCTGCAGAAGGAAACCGACGCCTACTGGGTGTACTTTACAGCCCCGCTCCCGGCCACAGCCACCGGCATCACGCTGCGCCACCAGCTCCTGCTCGACATCTTCCCCGACCAGATGAATATCGTGAATCTGGAGGCCCGGGGCCGCAAGCAAAGCCTGCTGTTCCGGGAAGGGGAGGAGCAGCAGCAACTGAAGTGGTAA